In Variovorax sp. J2L1-78, the following are encoded in one genomic region:
- a CDS encoding ferredoxin--NADP reductase, which yields MSAFSEERVLSVHHWTDRLFTFTTTRDPALRFSNGHFTMIGLKVNNKPLLRAYSIASANYEEYLEFLSIKVDDGPLTSKLQHIQVGDTIIVGRKPTGTLLIDYTLPGKRLYLFGTGTGLAPFMSIIRDPDTYEKFEKVILVHGVRQVDELAYHDLVIDHLPKHEFLGELIEKQLLYYPTVTREEFRNMGRITELVESGKLTDDLGLPPINAAEDRVMLCGSPGMLVDLKHMLEARGFKEGNTSTPGDFVVERAFAEK from the coding sequence ATGAGTGCATTCAGCGAAGAACGCGTCCTCTCGGTCCACCACTGGACCGACCGCCTGTTCACCTTCACCACCACGCGCGACCCGGCACTGCGCTTCTCGAACGGCCACTTCACCATGATCGGCCTCAAGGTGAACAACAAGCCGCTGCTGCGTGCCTATTCCATCGCCAGCGCCAACTACGAGGAATACCTCGAGTTCCTGAGCATCAAAGTGGATGATGGCCCGCTCACCTCGAAGCTGCAGCACATCCAGGTCGGCGACACCATCATCGTGGGCCGCAAGCCCACCGGCACGCTGCTGATCGACTACACGCTGCCGGGCAAGCGCCTGTACCTGTTCGGCACGGGCACCGGCCTCGCACCGTTCATGAGCATCATCCGCGACCCGGATACGTACGAGAAGTTCGAGAAGGTCATCCTGGTGCATGGGGTGCGCCAGGTCGACGAACTGGCGTACCACGACCTCGTGATCGACCACCTGCCCAAGCATGAATTCCTGGGCGAGCTGATCGAGAAGCAGCTGCTGTACTACCCGACGGTCACGCGCGAAGAGTTCCGCAACATGGGCCGCATCACCGAGTTGGTCGAAAGCGGCAAGCTCACCGACGACCTCGGCCTGCCGCCGATCAACGCCGCCGAAGACCGCGTGATGCTGTGCGGCAGCCCCGGCATGCTGGTCGACCTGAAGCACATGCTGGAAGCACGCGGCTTCAAGGAAGGCAACACGAGCACCCCCGGCGACTTCGTCGTCGAACGCGCCTTCGCCGAGAAATGA
- a CDS encoding amidohydrolase family protein produces MAEIAAGGKSGKVVIQNIGLLLSGDIDHPILDADTIVVVDGLITAVGKYKDCDVEGAKTVIDCRKTTVAPGLIDSHVHPVFGDWTPRQSQLGWIDSSMNGGVTTMISAGEVHLPGRPKDIVGLKALAITAQRAYDNFRPSGVKVLAGAPVIEKGMVESDFKELAEAGVGLLGEVGLGTVKAGYEAKEMVAWARKYGIQSTIHTGGPSVPGSGYIDKDVVLEADADVIGHINGGHTSLPEAHVCELCEKSSRAIEIVHNGNEKTAIAAARAAIELKCPHRVILGTDGPAGSGVQPLGILRMVSFITAFANIPAEQVFCFATGNTARIRNLNCGLIEVGRDADFVFMDRAQHSPAAGLLESVALGDIPGVGMVMIDGIVRAGRSRNTPPATEVPVVLSGH; encoded by the coding sequence ATGGCAGAAATCGCAGCCGGCGGCAAGTCGGGCAAGGTCGTCATCCAGAACATAGGGCTGCTGCTCTCAGGCGACATCGACCACCCCATCCTCGACGCCGACACCATCGTCGTCGTCGACGGCCTGATCACCGCAGTCGGCAAGTACAAGGACTGCGACGTCGAGGGCGCCAAGACCGTCATCGACTGCAGGAAGACCACCGTCGCGCCCGGCCTCATCGACAGCCACGTGCACCCGGTCTTCGGCGACTGGACGCCGCGCCAGAGCCAGCTGGGCTGGATCGATTCGTCGATGAACGGCGGCGTGACCACGATGATCTCGGCCGGCGAAGTGCACCTGCCCGGCCGTCCCAAGGACATCGTCGGCCTGAAGGCGCTGGCCATCACCGCCCAGCGCGCCTACGACAACTTCCGCCCCAGCGGCGTGAAGGTGCTGGCCGGTGCGCCGGTCATCGAGAAGGGCATGGTCGAGAGTGACTTCAAGGAGCTGGCCGAGGCCGGCGTGGGCCTGCTCGGCGAAGTGGGCCTGGGCACGGTGAAGGCTGGCTACGAGGCCAAGGAGATGGTGGCCTGGGCGCGCAAGTACGGCATCCAGAGCACCATCCACACGGGCGGCCCGTCCGTGCCGGGCTCGGGCTATATCGACAAGGACGTGGTGCTCGAGGCCGACGCCGACGTCATCGGCCACATCAACGGCGGCCACACCTCGCTGCCCGAGGCGCATGTGTGCGAGCTGTGCGAGAAGTCCTCGCGCGCGATCGAGATCGTGCACAACGGCAACGAGAAGACGGCCATCGCCGCGGCCCGCGCCGCGATCGAGCTGAAGTGCCCGCACCGCGTGATCCTCGGCACCGACGGCCCGGCCGGCTCGGGTGTGCAGCCGCTGGGCATCCTGCGCATGGTGTCCTTCATCACGGCTTTCGCCAACATCCCGGCCGAGCAGGTGTTCTGCTTCGCAACCGGCAACACGGCGCGCATCCGCAACCTCAACTGCGGGCTGATCGAAGTGGGCCGCGATGCCGACTTTGTCTTCATGGACCGCGCGCAGCATTCACCCGCCGCCGGCCTGCTCGAGAGCGTCGCGCTCGGCGACATCCCGGGCGTGGGCATGGTGATGATCGACGGCATCGTGCGCGCCGGCCGCAGCCGGAACACGCCGCCGGCGACCGAAGTGCCGGTCGTTCTCTCCGGGCACTGA
- a CDS encoding TetR family transcriptional regulator has product MTTRKPAAKPQRKTGVREAAAQATRDAILKAATKVFAKYGYDGGSVEKISKAAKSYDRMIYYYFGSKEGLFIAVLEGIYQRMDDAEAALDLDTTRPVDALTAVIRFVLGYYRKNPEFVTLLNTENLHKGRHISKSLRAREYSSRAVSIVSEILQSGAAQGLFRTDLVARDVYLLIAATGYFYTANRHTLTAFLGEPLELPAAVTHWEDFVIETLLRTVRADDISDTTSPHEDIKWQKSQPAASRARSSSRT; this is encoded by the coding sequence ATGACCACCCGCAAGCCTGCCGCCAAGCCCCAGCGCAAGACGGGCGTGCGCGAGGCTGCGGCGCAGGCCACGCGCGATGCGATCCTGAAGGCGGCCACCAAGGTGTTCGCCAAGTACGGCTACGACGGCGGCAGTGTCGAGAAGATCTCGAAGGCGGCGAAGTCGTACGACCGGATGATCTACTACTACTTCGGCAGCAAGGAAGGCCTCTTCATCGCGGTGCTCGAGGGCATCTACCAGCGCATGGACGATGCCGAGGCGGCGCTCGACCTCGACACCACGCGGCCTGTGGACGCGCTCACCGCGGTCATCCGCTTCGTGCTCGGCTACTACCGCAAGAACCCCGAGTTCGTCACGCTGCTGAACACCGAGAACCTGCACAAGGGCCGGCACATCTCGAAGTCGCTGCGGGCACGCGAGTACTCGTCGCGCGCGGTGTCCATCGTTTCCGAGATCCTGCAAAGCGGTGCGGCGCAGGGCCTGTTCCGCACCGACCTGGTGGCACGCGATGTCTACCTGCTGATCGCGGCCACCGGCTATTTCTACACGGCCAACCGCCACACGCTCACCGCCTTCCTCGGCGAGCCGCTGGAGTTGCCGGCGGCGGTCACGCACTGGGAAGACTTCGTGATCGAAACGCTGCTGCGCACGGTGCGCGCCGACGACATATCAGACACAACATCCCCCCACGAGGACATCAAATGGCAGAAATCGCAGCCGGCGGCAAGTCGGGCAAGGTCGTCATCCAGAACATAG
- a CDS encoding GntR family transcriptional regulator → MDRLLASAEQEAYDYVLQRIRNGAFRAGDRLIAEDIAVAISASRMPVRVAFRRLATEGLLLIRPNRGATVRGITVAEMREVFEMRAVLEAQAVRVALPHLGAQELRDVENLLERMDRHGADVQQWVTHHRNLHEYLCGLSQRPRLIAQIAALHSFVEPHMRLWMEHTAKPNSTEHDHHALLHALRRGDPDEVEEAMREHIVSTIPPLEKLMADGVPLPAAVSRQA, encoded by the coding sequence ATGGACCGCCTGCTGGCCAGCGCCGAGCAGGAGGCCTACGACTACGTGCTGCAGCGCATCCGCAATGGGGCGTTCCGCGCCGGTGACCGGCTGATCGCCGAGGACATCGCCGTCGCCATCTCGGCCAGCCGCATGCCGGTGCGCGTGGCCTTCCGCCGCCTGGCGACCGAAGGGCTGCTGCTGATCCGGCCGAACCGCGGCGCGACGGTGCGCGGCATCACCGTGGCCGAGATGCGCGAGGTGTTCGAGATGCGCGCCGTGCTGGAGGCCCAGGCGGTGCGCGTCGCACTGCCCCATCTGGGCGCGCAGGAACTGCGCGACGTCGAGAACCTGCTCGAGCGCATGGACCGCCACGGTGCCGACGTGCAGCAGTGGGTGACGCACCACCGCAACCTCCACGAATATCTCTGCGGCCTGAGCCAGCGGCCCCGGCTGATCGCGCAGATCGCCGCGCTGCATTCCTTCGTCGAGCCGCACATGCGCCTGTGGATGGAGCACACGGCCAAGCCCAACAGCACCGAGCACGACCACCACGCCCTGCTGCACGCGCTGCGGCGCGGCGACCCTGACGAGGTCGAGGAGGCGATGCGCGAGCACATCGTCTCCACCATCCCGCCGTTGGAGAAGCTGATGGCCGACGGCGTGCCGTTGCCCGCGGCGGTGTCGCGCCAGGCATAG